The Theobroma cacao cultivar B97-61/B2 chromosome 1, Criollo_cocoa_genome_V2, whole genome shotgun sequence genome contains the following window.
GGGCGTCAGCAAAAAGCAATGACAGAGCTGCTTTTCTTGCGGGCTACACTTGCGTGTGCTTTACATACACAAAACCTGCCGTGTCCTTGCATGCTGGCTTCCTGGATCTCCTCCTTTTTCAGCTCTCAGGTATATCAGAATGAAATGAACATGCATAACCCCCCCGACCCTcaccattttcttttaaattttttagcaTTACGTCCCCATTCTACATGTAAATATACTACATGGGAATGCATGGAATAACTCCTAAACTACATCTTTTGTATTTACATTCATCAAGATGAAAGAGTTAATTCAAGTTTCAACCATGTGCGTTCATGATTTAATACCGAGAACATTCCGCTGCCTTCTATAAATCTTATCAATATTGCACCCACTTGTTATCACATGCATGCATTTCTCGGCCTGTAACGAGGTTTTAGTTGTTTCTATTTTAAGGGAAGAAAGTATTTTATTGACGTGGGGTGTAGTAAAATCACAATCAATCACACAACTTAATTATGTAATCATGATAAGCAATCCAAGAAAGTCATTAccaaaaattcataaagcaGAGATATCGAATCTTGCATTTGGTACTTTTAATATAATCGGagatatgttttattttttgaaatacaataaaataatttataatttaaaaaacgTATAATATTACAGAAAtcacttttaattataaaaaaatgaaaaaaaaattcaataaataatattaaaataatcaaatctTTTGTATCACTACGAAACAtgaaatataaacataaatgCATGATTAAACCCTTTTTTCCCCCTAACTATATGTTTTATgtttagaaaattaaacaaaaaattgttACAGTTTCATGAACTCGATCCACACATAACTTGGCTTGCCCTGTCTTCGATGGTACCATTTATCACAGAACTattcttatataattatatctgATTATGAAgctaatataatttttatttgggtCTTCCTCATTCTCCAACAAGtctttaaaataaactatGAAATTAAGCTAGTTGGCCACAAACTTTTAATTCACAAATGACGTCCTTGTTACGTTGCATTATCGTTGGAAGTTGCAGGCCAATAATCTctccttctttttcctttctaatCTTAATTATAGTTGACTAGCTGAAAGATTTGTAATGGTttcttaaatcattcaaatccGAGTAACCTAAACACTAAATTAAGTTAGATTCGAATCTACATCGATGTGATCCCGACAACGGTGGAAGCAAATCCTTTTgataatcaaaacaaaaattttttggATGTGGACATTTTGCTGGGACCctaagtttttctttttccttctcttatCTTCCTCAATCCCTTTGAGGAAACCAAAATGCTTTTCCATCTCTTAATTTTCCTATCTTTCTATTCATTATTTGCAGCATGATCTCTCGAGtgtaagagaaaaaaaaggatggGTGTTTATTGTAACCACACATGATTAATTTCGTATGATTCACGGGTTAACAAAAATATCGATTTTTCTATCATTCCGTAATGTTTTATATTCTGGGTTTCTgctctaataatttttttctgtctctcaaggaaaaaaaaattaaaagactaCTAAAAAACTTTAAGCTAAAGTACTCTAAATATGAGATATGTACTTTTAATCTTAATTATTGATGATTACGTAATGGTAAAGCTAGACTTCCATTTCCATTATTCATTGATGTATAACTGATTGTACATATTAATGACAATTGACATCTTGAAGGAAAGGAAGATTAGTATAGTTAAGTTTTGTAAACAATGATGACCATTGATCAAGTTAGTTTGAGGAAAAGGACCAgtatttttcttattgattGTTTGAATCCCAGTCATTAATTATCTAATTGATTAACTCGGCCAAAACCTAATCTCAAAAGGCATGCCCGCGGTAGCTTTGCCAAACTCTTCTTCGGCCTGTAGCCATCAGCACACCCACAGGGCCACAGTCACCATTATGCATCAACATCAGCCTACCAAGTAcctaactaattaattaattacataaatttcttttcattgagATTACATATGAAAAGGAAGATACACGTGAATTACGAAAAAAGGTATCTAATGACAgataatttccttttatttcgtttattttaaattttgtaaagTGGGTAATGTTATCCCATATCTTCAGTTTGCTTGAAACTTAGGGTATCTATTGGCAAAATTGAAATGTCAATTACAAATCAAAGTCTATGatgacttttattttattttattttgtttttaatttttttccacAAGCCGAGGATGACTTTTTTATTCCTCAAAGATGTGGATGATTACCTGGCTGCGCCATTGCAGAGAAACAGGAAAAAGGAAATACCCAGAAAGTGACCCAAGATCCAAAGCATTGACATGCTGAAAACCAAGTCTACCAAATGATGATGGAACTAGACCTTGGAAATTTATTAGAAAATTATTGGAAACTCAGCCAACATCTTGGTTTTGACATCTCTTGAAAAAGGCCTACGCAAGTGGTGATGGAACTTGAGATTTGGTTGCTGATAtttatcataattattttaattttttatttattattggtGTTGCATGAAGTCTCCCAAATTATTTCAATGATGAATTTTAACCACATACTTCAAGcttatttcataattattacCTCTATATCACAGTCAAGATTTAAgacgtgtatatatatatatatatttaattttgttttatatttttcttatttggttaatttaatcatatattagattttatattttattcacaTAGATCATGTATgccaaattttaaattaattaaaaatatttgaatatttggttgatttaataaaatttttattgtttaatattatattagaaAAGGTAATATTCTCAactgatataacaaaaaaatcaaaatattttgaaattttacatgcatataaataaactattaattatacataaaattgtaaaaaatataagtaaaattaATTGACAATTTCTGCCGAAGAACCCTAAAGCATGTCATGTAAATGATCAGAATGATGCCACATCAATGCTGAGGTACAAGCAAAGGTCACCATTAGGAGCCCACCATGGGAATTTAGAGCATAAATCTCGACGTTGAAATGGAATATTTatagtttaaattaaattcctttcttcttcaatcGTAGGCCACAAttctttaataaataattaaccaaaaaatatatataatttcccCTTAGCATAGAGAGGTGGCATATGCTTCACGCTTCTAGGGCTTGAAAAGGATGGGAGAAAGGTCGCATATcgaaaagagaaacaaaaaaaaaaacaaattatttaatcacattttaaataatgggaatAAGTCCAATATATAGTGAAAGAATAATaatgtaaaaatttttataacatcATCGCGTATTTGTGTATGaatcattagtcaaaataattgaaaaaaaataaacaattttgTATGCATTTGAATAGAAAAGAGTAAAATATCTGtcaataaattatttcaatttgaaaattatagtTGAATTGTTGACTATAAAAGAGATCATTAATGTTTTTGACCCGGAATAACTTTAAGTTATAAATTACGTCATTCATCGAACTCAAATTaatcttaaaatcaaaatcaacagAACCAATCAAGAATATAGAGATTCTTGAAGCAATACAAAATCAGATATATTGTCTCTTGGCAAAGATCCCATGTCATAATACAATTTGTTTTTGACCATTAATGAGGTGAATGGCACCCAAAAATCTAATAAATGGCCACTAGTGGAGGGGGGAAGACAAAATTGGACTGGAAGAGGGAATTGAGGTcttacatttttttcattaatttttctaCATTAAATTATTAGTTGACCAAAGAccaataatatattttattgtgGAAGTTGTCTGGTAATTCAGCTATTTAAAATGGGcataatcaatacaaaatCATTCCTGCCACCAAACAACTTTTATTAGTAACTcgtcaaaaccattttctttGCTATATAATGGCACACATCGCAAATGAGGAATTTGGAGGCCCAAACACATCGGCTGCTTTTCGTCCCGCATGTCAATTTTCGTAAACATAAAGCAGATGTAAAAGCTCCCTTTGGCCCCACGTTATGCTTATCAGCTTCCTGCCCTAGTCTGTGTTTTCCCTCATACCATTATATTCATACCCCCGTTCCTCTTCTCATCGTCCGATTAACAGGGGCCTTTTTCATCGGATTGTCAGGGGAGCTTGATGTTGACtgaatatatttttacttttttgtttaaaacaataaaaaatttattaaactaTATTCATTTATACAAgtaattttaatgaaacagTCAAATTTAATGGGAACTCATATTTTATACTCATGTAATATGATGTAATcgaataatttatttcatatcAATTATGTAATCACGTTAGTTATGATGTTGTCACGTTGGTAATTCATCTATTATCTAAAtagaaaatgttgatttaTATTAGATATAatgataagtttttttttaattaaaagataaaaatttatttgagtataataaagatataaatttaattaaataaatataatttaacaacattttaatatttaaaatttttcttttaatttataaaataatttattaacctttaaataaaaagatcatATATTATTGGTCATTGGTGACTTTATTTGAACTATTCTTGATTTCCTTATCTTTTATATTAAACAACGGTCAAGATGCGGTGAATCCATAGCGAGCTTCGTGGAGCTGCGGAGCATAGTGGCGAAGCACGGAGGGCTGCCTGCCTTTCcacttttgattatgatgCTGTGGACTTTGTTTAAAGGTCACTAAACAGTAGTACTGGGGGATTTTTTCGCCGCTCCCCAAAATCCCCACCGCCAATTAATTTAATGACAGTTGCGTCCCACGCTTTGTCAACAACGACAACAAGGCAGAAAGCTGAACCAAGTTGACCATGTTTCACCCTTCACTTTCACTGTTTCACCACTTCGCTGTTTCCAACGAATTCCATCCCCCACTCTCTTCATCCGCGCGTAGGACCACGCTTtacttaaacaatattatttccttcttctttttagtAATAGTAGTAATCACTAGTTAGCATTTGGTatgctttgtttctttttttttttaaattatgtatACAATAGAATGGTATTGTATGCATTAAACAAGTCTTTGCATAGACAAATACATCGAATTTAGTATTAATCAACAATAATTGGTTTTTAATCGAAAAGTAATAAGGTCCTAAGAAAAGTATGTATATAACTAACTAATCCTTAAAGGTGGcttgtttttaaataagaaaaagatggGTACCAATTTCATGAAAGAAAACATACTTGCGAATGgtaatatttatgttatgaaatattattAAGTATAAAGATGGTGtgttcatttttcttttcaaaatagagaagaacaaagcttatgatatataattttcaaagcACTACTTTAGAGAATCAAAATGCTTAGATTTTGggtaattttgattttgatacctaaaaaaaatttcaatttatttaagaGAGATTGAGATACCAATGCAAACtctttttaatgataaaactcgaattgaattcatatgttgaaaatttgaatattaatacttgattttgtttgattattatataataaataaatacatatatctgaatatttgatttattaattagagtaaaatttaaattttctttctctaaatgaaaaaaaaatactaacaCATTGCAAAGTGAATTAAACTTGCAAGACAATCAAACCAAGTACCACTAATTGATTTAATCATTGCTTAAACTATTCAAagtatataataataaaaaggtaataaataaatttttaaaaatgggtCGTTTATTTGAATAACGCACATGTTTTGATGATACCTAGGAAGGTGTTGGAGAGGGACAGAGTGGGGGGAGCGTGGGTGGTTCCCCAATTATAAATGGCAAAGAGGCAAAGAACCAGAAAAGGACAAAAGATGGGAAAAAAGAATaggtaagaaaaagaaaccaaaagcAAAGCCCAGCCCAGGACATAACTGTCATTTTTTAGGACATAAATTTTAAGGTTCAcatctctcttctctctctctaactgAAAGCGACTGCAAGCAACCTGTGGTCTACCtgtgaatatatatatattaattatatttattaatttatttttcctttttggtgtataaaaagtaaaaatgtatGGGATTTATACACCGACTCTGAAACCTTCACTCCTTCTTTATATATAGATATGGCTCTCTTGTAGTTATCTCTCTTTCTTgggcttctttttttttgggttctctctttcaatcaaatcatcttcttcttcttcgtaTTGTTCTCTTAATTATTCAGCGAAATTCAAAGCCTTCAATAATGGTGGATCTTCAAACTGTTTGCTGCATGTGCGGCGACGTTGGTTTCCCTGACAAGCTCTTCCGCTGCAACAAATGCCGCCACCGTTTTCAACATTCGTATGAATTTTTGTCATCATTTAACCATcgtcttcatcatcatcatcatcatcatcatcatcatgtatGCATAtgttatcatcatcatcatcatcatcatcatgggCTTGACAGCTACCCTTAACTGAATTCATCTTATCATCATCACCGGTAGATAACTGGATACCCATCTCCACCAAGCAGCACCACCCAACAACCACCACCAAACATCATGCTTTCGTAATAGCACCAGTGAAAACATCCTAGGCAATCATCATCAtggacatgttcatcatcctATAATCATATTCTTTCCAAAGCTTACAAATATAGTTCAGCTTTCATCATACCCATGCGAATTTCTAGTATATTTTATGGCTTGACACTTGTACTTAAAACGATTTTATTGAATCTGGCAGGTATTGCAGTAACTATTACAGTGAGTTGGCAGAGCCAATTGAACTGTGTGATTGGTGCCAAAGCGAGGAAAGAAGCTCAAGGCACGGAAGCTCTTCAAAGAAATCATCAACCGGAAACGAAACTGGAATTACAAACCGATCCGAGTATTCGGGTACTGACAAAATCAAGCAACAAGATCGAGACGAGAGCGCTGAGAAAGGAAAGAGCAGCGGGACTCCTTCTCCAAGGCCTACGACACGCAGGTACAAGCTTCTCAAGGATGTGATGTgctaaaaaaacaaaaagacttgaaaaaaagaaaacccacaaagaaaaaaagaagagagttTGTGTCGAGTCTGTGTTGATAGTAGCAAATGTTCATAAGTTGTTTATCCCAGTGTTTTCTTTCGAGGGTCATGGATGAATTTTGTTGGAAGTATGGCTTTCACTTTTCTTTCAGTAAGttgttaataataaaataatgtaacTTTAATCAAATTGGTTCGGTGGCACAAGTTTTTAagcctttttttctcttcaatcCGGTGTCTGCCTCCCCTTTCTGTCCTCCTAGTAGTTCAATTGGACATATTTAGGCCAAAGTTTTgcaagataagagaaaaaattcTTGATGCATGACAGATGAGATAGGTTTCGTGCATGAAATATGTTGGATCATCTGACTGACATAACAAAAGTTGGATAACCTATTCAAGTCCTTGGGGAATTGGTCCCTGGAAAACAGTGAATTTTCTTTCCAGGCTGAAATGTTTGGATCAGTGACCTAGCTCGCTAGCTTTTTTGCATAAGAAAGAAACAAGAGTGTGTATCATGTAGCTAGGGTTTGTTTCGTCATTGGGGAGGAGTTGCACCTTCGTTTCCTTTTTACTTTGTTGAGTCTCTTAAGGAGAATTCAATGCACTTAATTGGTTGCCTTTCGGCCAAAGAATTCATAGTACCTAAAGCTGCAAAGTTTTTACAGATTCATTGAAAGGCCTTTAATAGCTAGGCCCTCCATTATTACttttgaggaagaaaaaaacaagcaaagaaTTGCCTGCAAAAGATGGGTATTT
Protein-coding sequences here:
- the LOC18614392 gene encoding uncharacterized protein LOC18614392; this translates as MVDLQTVCCMCGDVGFPDKLFRCNKCRHRFQHSYCSNYYSELAEPIELCDWCQSEERSSRHGSSSKKSSTGNETGITNRSEYSGTDKIKQQDRDESAEKGKSSGTPSPRPTTRRYKLLKDVMC